The uncultured Cohaesibacter sp. genomic sequence TCGCCACCCGGGCGTTGTTTGGTGTTGCCCTGGATCATGGTGTCATATTGTTCCCAGACCCAGCGGCGGGAGCACAGATTCTTGGAGCCGATCAGGGCCACAAGGCTATCCATCAGATTCTTTGGCGCTTCCACCGTTGCATTGTCCAGCTTCGGTGTCTTTGGTGTTTCGATCCATGGGCGATCATATTCAGGGGCTTCGTCGCCCAGTTCCTTGATCGGCAGGTCGGCAACCATTTTTCCCTGATGGAAAATGCGGAAGCGGAGGGTGTCCGTTGTCAGGCCACATTCTGCGAAATCCAACTCCCACTTGCGGAAGACGGCTTCGGCCGCTTCACGCTTCTCAGGATGCAGCACCATCAGCATGCGTTCCTGCGATTCGGAGAGCATCATTTCGTAAGGGGTCATGTTCTCTTCGCGGTTCGGCACCTTGTCGAGATCCAGATCGATACCAAGATTGCCCTTGGCGCCCATTTCAACGGCCGAACAGGTAAGGCCTGCAGCCCCCATATCCTGAATGGCGATCACTGCACCGGTCTTCATCAGCTCAAGGGTGGCTTCCATCAGGCGTTTTTCGCTGAATGGGTCGCCAACCTGAACGGTCGGACGCTTCTCTTCGCTGTCCTCATCGAACTCGGCAGACGCCATGGTGGCACCGCCAACGCCGTCGCGGCCGGTTTTCGCGCCAAGATAGACGACAGGCATGCCAACGCCCTTGGCTTCAGAGAGGAAAATCTTGTCTGCGTCGGCCAGTCCGGCAGCAAAGGCGTTCACAAGGCAGTTGCCATTGTAGGAAGCGTGGAAGCTGACTTCGCCGCCAACGGTTGGCACGCCGAAGCTGTTGCCATAGCCGCCAACACCGGCAACAACGCCCGAGAGGACGTGGCGGGTGCGTTCATGATCCGGGTCGCCAAAGCGCAAGGAGTTCATGGCTGCAACAGGACGTGCGCCCATGGTGAAAACGTCACGCAGGATGCCGCCAACGCCAGTCGCGGCGCCCTGATAGGGCTCGATATAGGAGGGGTGGTTGTGGCTTTCCATCTTGAAGACAACCGTCTGGCCATCATCAATGTCCACCACGCCAGCATTTTCGCCCGGGCCCTGAAGCACGCGCGGACCTTTGGTCGGCAGGGTGCGGAGCCACTTCTTAGACGACTTGTAAGAGCAGTGCTCGTTCCACATGGCCGAGAAGATGCCGAATTCGGTGAAAGTCGGTTCGCGACCGATCAGTTCGAGAATGTGGTCATATTCTTCGGGTTTCAGGCCATGAGCGGCGATCAGCTCCGGAGTGATCTGTGGTTCGTTCTTGCTCATGCTACCTTCTCCAACAGGCTTTCGAACAGGCCGCGACCGTCGAGGCCGCCATGCAGGTCTTCGATCAGGTTTTCAGGATGTGGCATCATGCCCAGAATGGTGCCACGAGCATTCATGATGCCCGCAATATTGTTGCGCGAACCGTTGATGTTGGCCTCAGCGGAGGCTTCGCCAGCGGCGTCGCAATAGCGGAACAGCACGCGTCCTTCGTCTTCCAGCATCTTCAGGGTGTCATCGTCAGCAAAGAAGTTGCCGTCATGATGGGCAACAGGGCAGCGCATGATCTGACCCTTTTTGTAGGAAGAGGTGAAGATGGTATCATCACGCTCAACGCGCAGCAGGGTTTCCTTGCAGATGAAGGTAAGGCCAGCGTTGCGCATCAGGGCGCCGGGCAGGATGCCGGTTTCGGTGAGGATCTGGAAGCCATTGCAGACGCCGAGAATGCGCACGCCCTGTTTTGCCTTTTCCAAAAGGTCGGACACAATGGGCGAGCGGGCGGCAATGGCACCGGACCGCAAATAGTCACCATAGGAAAATCCGCCGGGCAGAATGATCAGATCGGCTTCAGGGATTTCGGTCTCGGCATGCCAGACCATCATCGGGTCTTTACCGGAAACGGAGCGCACGGCAGCGGCCATGTCATGCTCACGGTTGGTTCCGGGGAATACGAGGATCGCAGTTTTCATATGTCCTGCTCCTTGTCGAAAAAGGGATGCCTGGCGGCGTCCTGTTACAAGAGGATAAAAATGGCTAGGGCGGAAGCGATGACCGGGATCATGATGAAGATTGCGGCCTTGACAACCATGAAGCGGATGGCCTTGGCGGCTTCCTCTTTGTGATCGTAAGGTGCCCCGTCAAACTGGTCTTTGAGGGGCTGGTCTTGCATGCCGGGTGCGTGAGAAGACGGTTCCGGGGTCAATGCCTCGTTTGGTCCGTTGCTTTCACTCATTGGCGCCTGTGTCTCCCATTGCCTCGTCTCTCTTCACATCAAGGCGATGTTGCCAGTGCGAAGGATGCCCTGTCGACGCTCTGGTCAGAGAATATCGATGTGATAATTCTCGATGACGGTGTTTGCCAGCAGCTTTTCGCACATATCGGACAATTTTGCTTCGGCTGCGGCCTTGTCAGTTTCGCTGAGCTCAATGTCAATCACCTTGCCCTGACGAACGGAGCCGATGCCGTCAAATCCCAATGCTCCAAGAGCGCCTTCAATGGCTTTGCCCTGAGGGTCCAGAACGCCGGTTTTCAGTGTGACGGTGACGCGTGCTTTCATCTTCATGCTATCCTTGTTTTCCGGTTTGCTCTTACGCCCACCGGGAAGAGACAATGGAAAAGGCAGGGCTTGGACCCTGCCTTGTTAACGATTATTTGACCAGAACCGGGCCGGTGCCCTTACGCTCGGGAGTGTTCTCGATCATGATGCCCAGACGCTTGGCAACATCCTGATAGGCTTCGATCATGCCGCCCAGATCGCGGCGGAAACGATCCTTGTCCAGCTTGTCATTGGACTCGATGTCCCACAAGCGACAGGAATCGGGGGAGATCTCATCGGCCAGAATGACGCGCATGGTATCGCCCTCGAAATAGCGACCGCACTCAATCTTGAAATCGACTAGACGAATGCCAACAGCGCGGAACATGCCCGAAAGGAAGTCGTTGATGCGGATGGCCAGAGCCATGATGTCGTCGATTTCCTGTGGGGAGGCCCAACCGAATGCCGTGATATGCTCTTCAGAGACAAGCGGGTCATCGAGGCTGTCATTCTTGTAGCAGAATTCAATGACGGACCGCGGCAGCTGGGTGCCTTCTTCAATGCCGAGGCGCTTGGCGATGGAACCGGCGGCCACGTTGCGCACAATGACTTCCAGAGGAATGATCTCACATTCCTTGATCAGCTGTTCGCGCATGTTGATCCGCTTGATGAAGTGGGTCTGGACGCCCAGATCATTCAATGCGGTGAAGATGAATTCGGAGATACGGTTGTTCAGAACGCCCTTGCCATCGATGACTTCGTGCTTCTTGTTGTTGAATGCAGTGGCATCGTCCTTGAAATGGGCAATCAGGGTACCAGGTTCCGGACCTTCGTAAAGAATTTTAGCCTTTCCTTCGTAGATCCTGCGACGACGATTCATGAGCGTATTACCATTCAGTTTTGCCCGCGAGGGGCGGTTTTAAGAGGTGCAAAGCCCAACAGAGAACAGAGTTCCAAATAGGGCTT encodes the following:
- the purS gene encoding phosphoribosylformylglycinamidine synthase subunit PurS, with amino-acid sequence MKARVTVTLKTGVLDPQGKAIEGALGALGFDGIGSVRQGKVIDIELSETDKAAAEAKLSDMCEKLLANTVIENYHIDIL
- the purQ gene encoding phosphoribosylformylglycinamidine synthase subunit PurQ, which produces MKTAILVFPGTNREHDMAAAVRSVSGKDPMMVWHAETEIPEADLIILPGGFSYGDYLRSGAIAARSPIVSDLLEKAKQGVRILGVCNGFQILTETGILPGALMRNAGLTFICKETLLRVERDDTIFTSSYKKGQIMRCPVAHHDGNFFADDDTLKMLEDEGRVLFRYCDAAGEASAEANINGSRNNIAGIMNARGTILGMMPHPENLIEDLHGGLDGRGLFESLLEKVA
- the purL gene encoding phosphoribosylformylglycinamidine synthase subunit PurL, whose protein sequence is MSKNEPQITPELIAAHGLKPEEYDHILELIGREPTFTEFGIFSAMWNEHCSYKSSKKWLRTLPTKGPRVLQGPGENAGVVDIDDGQTVVFKMESHNHPSYIEPYQGAATGVGGILRDVFTMGARPVAAMNSLRFGDPDHERTRHVLSGVVAGVGGYGNSFGVPTVGGEVSFHASYNGNCLVNAFAAGLADADKIFLSEAKGVGMPVVYLGAKTGRDGVGGATMASAEFDEDSEEKRPTVQVGDPFSEKRLMEATLELMKTGAVIAIQDMGAAGLTCSAVEMGAKGNLGIDLDLDKVPNREENMTPYEMMLSESQERMLMVLHPEKREAAEAVFRKWELDFAECGLTTDTLRFRIFHQGKMVADLPIKELGDEAPEYDRPWIETPKTPKLDNATVEAPKNLMDSLVALIGSKNLCSRRWVWEQYDTMIQGNTKQRPGGDAGVIRVDGTQKGLAFTVDVTPRYCKADPFEGGKQAVAESWRNLNAVGAEPLATTDNLNFGNPEKPEIMGQFVGCIKGVGAACEALDMPIVSGNVSLYNETSGEAILPTPAIGAVGLLPDVGVAIGNAFVAEHDVIILIGGHGTEMGQSTYLSELFGREEGAPPPVDLELEKKNGTFVREAIRSGSINAAHDISDGGLGIAVAEMAIRSGLGCTIELPAQDPHIAFYAEDQARYVVTCCKDTANALLAQAEKAGVQASVIGLIEGEAFSVAGHGSVAVSSLSEAHENWLPAYMAQ
- the purC gene encoding phosphoribosylaminoimidazolesuccinocarboxamide synthase, with product MNRRRRIYEGKAKILYEGPEPGTLIAHFKDDATAFNNKKHEVIDGKGVLNNRISEFIFTALNDLGVQTHFIKRINMREQLIKECEIIPLEVIVRNVAAGSIAKRLGIEEGTQLPRSVIEFCYKNDSLDDPLVSEEHITAFGWASPQEIDDIMALAIRINDFLSGMFRAVGIRLVDFKIECGRYFEGDTMRVILADEISPDSCRLWDIESNDKLDKDRFRRDLGGMIEAYQDVAKRLGIMIENTPERKGTGPVLVK
- a CDS encoding phosphoribosylformylglycinamidine synthase-associated small membrane protein, coding for MSESNGPNEALTPEPSSHAPGMQDQPLKDQFDGAPYDHKEEAAKAIRFMVVKAAIFIMIPVIASALAIFILL